Genomic window (Eubalaena glacialis isolate mEubGla1 chromosome X, mEubGla1.1.hap2.+ XY, whole genome shotgun sequence):
CTCACTCAGCTCCAGCCATGCTGGTATCCACAGTGTTCCTTGAACATGCCAGGCCTACTCCTGCGTTGGGACCTCAACACTTGCTGTCCCGCTACCTGGAATGCTCCTTCCCCAGACAGCCACAGGGCCAGTTCTCTCCTCATTGCCTTCAGATCTTTACTCAAAAACAAGGCTCTCAGTGAGGCCCTCTCTTCAGCCTCCTCCCTGGAATTTCAGTCCccctgtgctttgctttattttttccttcttaacacTTATCACtttgaaaatactttatattttacttattgtaTCTTGGCTACTGTCTGTATCCCACACTAATATGAAAGTTCCATGAAGAtaagattatttatttgtttcttttgtttataacCATATCATACGGACCTGTGTCTAGAAGACTGCCTGGAAGAGAAACCACCTGAAGTAAGTATTGGTGAGATGAAGATagagcaaataaattaaaaagcaaatggaGTTAAAGTGAGCCAAAGGGGGGCTAGGCAGTTATTCCTGGGCCTAGCCCCAAAACTACCAATGCAAGTGCCTCCAGGAGACAACTGGGCATTTTATTAGAGTGAAGCAGGCCAACTGGGGGTGTGGCCCCCTTGAGAGAGCATTCTGAGTCTAAAATGGCTGAGCCCTTCCTCAGAGCCAGCTGCTTGTATCCTTGTTGGAATGTGGGCCCTAATCCTTGGtctattgtttttgcttttattttttcaggtaAGCCAGAAATGTGGATTTTTGAAATGTGAAATCCCCCAAATGTCTAAGtagctaattttaaaatggagaatgACAAAAACATGACGATCAAGCAAAATATGACAGCGGGCTGAAATTGGCCCATGAGTGGCCTGCAGGTGTTTGCTAGCCTGAATTATGTGATGTATGAAAGAAAACTTATCCCTGTTCTGGCAAGGTGGGCTTCCTTGTGTAATTCTTGAGGCAAACAGCTTCAGGCCGTGTTGGGTGGAGAGAATGAACTGGAATTACCAACTTCTTTCAACTCCTGGAagccccctgcctccccctctcccttctaTGCCTGGAGTTAAGGAAGCCTGGGCAGTGGAGAGTCACCAGAACTGTTTCTTTGAGGGTAGGGGTATATTTCAGTGAAGTGTGGAGTGGGAAAACCAGAGAGAGGGTTTTGAAGGAAACTTCCACAGCTGGaccagggaaaggaaagaaggagagaaggacaaAGACCCATGTGTTGGGACATTGTATCTCTGAGAGAATTTATTGGGGGTTACCACACTCTCTCCCCACCAACCACCTATGTGGCACCATACAGTCGAAGGACTTAGTTATACGAAGTTACAACTCCCCACCCAACTGCGCATGCCATCTATCTCACCTGGAAATAGAGCTGCACAAATTTCTATCACAGCTCCCTGTGTGCGTGAAGTGGGCAAGACCGGTCAGGAGGTACCTGTGAAAGGTCAGTAGCCACTGGCTTTGTCAGGATATAGCCAGAATGGGGCTTCTGGAGGCAGCAGACCTCCATCTGGTGAGGCACTGGGTGGAGCCACCTATGGTTTCAGGCAACTGCTGAGAGAAGCATGGACAGTCAAGTATTCCCCATGCCCGGCAGAGAAACATTAAGCTCAATCCTCTGATGCCCCTCCTCTGTAAGGAGGCCAGGTATAGTCCAGGAGGAGGAAGAACAGTGAGGAGAGTGCTGTACCTGGGTTTAGCAAGTTTCCATTTTTCTGGATAAAATGCTATCCAAATGCAAGGTGGCACATCTCTTAAGTTCTGAGCACCCCACTGACCCGTTCCCCACAAGAATTATTTATTCAGTGTAGGGGAAGGGAACCAAGACCTTCAGGTCTGAGATTTACTGCTCTTGGGTCCTCTGGAAAATACGAGGAAGCTGCCCACAGGCCCCTGTTTATGGAGTGCCATGTTAGTGTGTTTAGGCTGAGGGTTGGGGTTCTGCTCAGCAGGTGTGGCATGAACTCCCTGATATTATAAAATCCTTTTAGGTATAAACTTGGCTCCTGCTTAACTCTTGAGACATTCCTGTCAAAATGTCCTTCTAGGGAAGCTCCAATCCATCTAGTCTCTTTGACTGTTGCCACCTCCTTTGTGCACAGAGCTAGGGAGGGCAATTTGGATACTGCCAGAAGTTCTATTTTTCCTTGGGTCTTCCCATCTCTCATGGGCCCCACTCCCTATATCTTGTTTTCTGTATTCTCACTCTCTCTGTCAGCCTTTCATCTTAGAATTCCTCCTTCCTTGGTGTCCCTCCCCCTCTGGCCCCTCACTCGTGCATAGACCTCCATTTGAGTATCCTTTTAGCCTCTCCCCAGATCTCTGCCAACTTCATCTTTTTCTCCCTTGCTCTGGATCTCTTCTAAACGTCTTTGTGTCCCTCTCTACTCAATTTATTCTGTCTGTTTCCCTCTAAGCCTCAAGATCTCACTCTCCCTCTGTTATTCTTCACCCCTTCCCAGTTGGGTGTCTCCCCCTCTTAGGTCATCCCTCCCGCTAGGGAGCCTCTCCATTTCTGACCCTTCCCTACCTCCTCCTAAGCAAccacctccccttctcccttcccccacagccCATCTCTagttccttctcctcccccttccctagaCCAGACCAGCTAAGTCCTATTCCATTTTTAGATGACTGATTATGATACTAGCTGAACTTTATTCACAGCCTGAATTTACAGCTGTTCCTTCCTTTCATGCCCCATCCACCAAACACACCCAATCGTTTCAACATGACAAATTCCTTACACACAGCGTGTCATGGCCacataaatttgtatttttcaggACAAAACAACAGTTATTCTGGCAAATATGATGGGTTATTAGGGATCCCTATGCTTTCAGTACAGTGAAAAGCAACATTTTCTGTGTGTCTCCAAATCATACATTTGTCTTCACACATGTGATAAAGTTTACCCTAACAGTTAAGACTTTTTCACCAAATCATAGACATAGATATGGAAATCATCATTAAACTTGATGAAATAAACAGAAGGCTTGGCTTTAACTTGGTGAATGACTTTGCCTGTCCTTTTGGAGCCATCTTCTTTGGTATATTCTACATGTTTACCTATGAGGCCATCTATAACTCCTTCTGGCTCCCTGTCTTTTGAAGACTCACTGGACTCTGGCATGATATGGAGGTCACCTTCTTTATAATCATCTAAAAGCTGGTACATGTACAAGACAGGATCTTTCTCATAGGTAATATAAAACCAGGCTTTCATGATGGGTGCTTGGGCTAAGACCATCCCCCTCCATCCATCCTTGGAACCATGTTCACCCTCAAACATATGTTCCACAGCTTTACCAATTATGGTGTTTGCAAGGTGCACATCTCTGACTCGAGAAAATGGCACCTTATCAGGAAGGATTTTAAGCTTTAAAATCCTTTCATCTCTGTGAAGTTCCAGTCCATAGACACAGTCAATTCCATCATATTTCACCAGATAAAGAGAAGGATTTATAGGCACCTGATCCAGAACGGTTCCTTTCCACTGGGTGATGCTCTCATTGCTTTCCTTCCATCCGTGTGAAATTCTGCAGCCCACGATGTTTCTGCGGGGCTGGGAGGAAGGTCTGCCTCTCTGCTTCTTTTGAGAAGTCTTTTTCTTCCTCATACTTGCAGACCCGTTGTGGCCATCGACAATTTCCCTGGTTTGCTGCCCTGCAGCTGCCTTTTTGTGAGGGGTCTTCATACCTGCAGGGGGAGGAAGAGGCTAGGGAGAAACATGTAGTGTTCTATAGtgtgagatttttttctctgcattGCAAATTCCCTGGGCACCAGGTATATGTATTACTGCCCATGTTATTCACGTGTCCAGCAGGGATGCTGGCTATCAAAATACTATTGGATGCTTGCCTACAGTGTCCTCCCTTCAaacttatttggctgtgctggaggGCTGGAGAGGTGATGGTTTTGGTGGTTGAGGCCCCAGCAAGAGGGAGCAGGTTCCTTCGGCTAATGCCTTGTCCTGTTACCATACTGCGGTCCCCACACCTAACAGATATTCACCATTTATTAGCTCCCACCCTGTCTCTCCATTTGCACTTACATAGTCCCCTTTTCCCCTGCTCATTGCCGTCTGCTCTTCATCTGTTTTGCCTCCCATCCCCATGGCTTCTGCCTGTTGTTCACCTCTCCTTCATATCTCTTCCTGGTCATCCCCATTTTGCCGCTGGGTGCCCAGAACAAATCTATTTCTCTTTCTGGGGCCACCTTTGTATACCATCCAGGTGCTCTTCGgctccccctacccccaccctccCGTCCCCAAATCACCCTTGTCAGTCTGCCTCATCTCCTGTCCCAGCACACACCCCAATCTTCCCTCCTGGCACACACCAACCCGCATCCTCCGATTCTCTAGTCCAGCGCCCACCTCCCCAATTCCG
Coding sequences:
- the LOC133082161 gene encoding spindlin-2 isoform X1 translates to MRVGMKTPHKKAAAGQQTREIVDGHNGSASMRKKKTSQKKQRGRPSSQPRRNIVGCRISHGWKESNESITQWKGTVLDQVPINPSLYLVKYDGIDCVYGLELHRDERILKLKILPDKVPFSRVRDVHLANTIIGKAVEHMFEGEHGSKDGWRGMVLAQAPIMKAWFYITYEKDPVLYMYQLLDDYKEGDLHIMPESSESSKDREPEGVIDGLIGKHVEYTKEDGSKRTGKVIHQVKAKPSVYFIKFNDDFHIYVYDLVKKS
- the LOC133082161 gene encoding spindlin-2 isoform X2, with protein sequence MKTPHKKAAAGQQTREIVDGHNGSASMRKKKTSQKKQRGRPSSQPRRNIVGCRISHGWKESNESITQWKGTVLDQVPINPSLYLVKYDGIDCVYGLELHRDERILKLKILPDKVPFSRVRDVHLANTIIGKAVEHMFEGEHGSKDGWRGMVLAQAPIMKAWFYITYEKDPVLYMYQLLDDYKEGDLHIMPESSESSKDREPEGVIDGLIGKHVEYTKEDGSKRTGKVIHQVKAKPSVYFIKFNDDFHIYVYDLVKKS